One Nitrospirota bacterium genomic region harbors:
- a CDS encoding type II toxin-antitoxin system VapC family toxin, whose product MAQKYSEIEAPGVIFDTDILIWYFRGNERAGSFLARVPHRERAISSLTIMELIQGCRNKQEIRNLKYFIRENVARTLYPSESCCHRAISLLEQHSSSHGLRIVDSLIAASALEEGYSLASGNLKHYNIVSGLKLISFKP is encoded by the coding sequence ATGGCTCAAAAATATTCGGAAATCGAGGCACCGGGAGTTATTTTCGATACGGACATCTTAATCTGGTATTTCCGTGGAAATGAGAGAGCGGGGAGTTTTTTAGCAAGAGTTCCTCACCGCGAACGGGCTATTTCGTCCTTAACGATTATGGAATTAATACAGGGATGCCGTAATAAACAAGAGATACGGAATTTAAAATATTTCATCCGGGAAAACGTCGCGAGAACTTTATACCCGAGTGAATCCTGTTGCCATAGAGCAATCAGTCTTCTGGAACAGCATTCGTCTTCTCATGGGCTCAGAATCGTGGATTCGCTGATTGCAGCCTCAGCACTTGAGGAAGGTTATTCTCTGGCCTCCGGTAATTTAAAGCACTACAACATTGTTTCCGGACTCAAACTGATTTCATTTAAACCATAA
- a CDS encoding DoxX family protein → MGVRYLESLIPVFDLFVRLYMAKIFWKGGIVKISSWMSTVMLFTLVYDVPYLPPEIAAYLSTAVELGGSFLLAVGLAGRFGAASLFVLNIVAALSYGQLSEAAMKEAFYWGILLMYLFLHGPGPISLDALLDYLLRRRKMNKTAGLPSPLAGSDI, encoded by the coding sequence ATGGGTGTCCGGTATCTGGAATCCCTTATCCCGGTCTTTGACCTGTTTGTCCGCCTTTACATGGCGAAGATTTTCTGGAAGGGAGGAATCGTTAAAATCTCCAGTTGGATGTCGACCGTCATGCTCTTCACTTTGGTCTATGACGTTCCTTACCTGCCGCCGGAGATCGCCGCTTATCTCTCCACCGCCGTTGAACTGGGCGGGTCGTTCCTTTTGGCGGTCGGTCTGGCAGGGAGGTTCGGGGCCGCCTCCCTCTTTGTGCTCAATATTGTCGCCGCGCTCTCCTATGGACAATTATCAGAGGCGGCCATGAAGGAAGCTTTTTACTGGGGAATTCTACTGATGTACCTCTTCCTCCATGGACCCGGCCCTATTTCCCTTGATGCCCTTCTGGATTACCTGCTCCGGCGAAGGAAAATGAATAAAACCGCCGGCTTGCCTTCTCCCCTTGCAGGATCGGATATATAG
- a CDS encoding type II toxin-antitoxin system prevent-host-death family antitoxin: MKTATAKDLRQKTAAVLEEIRKGQKVTITYRGKSIAILSPVATEEKKKKIDPVGFGMWQSRKDLKDVEKWLKNIRKSRHRELFSIRTS; encoded by the coding sequence ATGAAAACGGCAACCGCTAAAGATTTAAGACAAAAAACAGCAGCCGTATTAGAAGAAATCCGTAAAGGACAAAAAGTCACAATTACTTATAGGGGGAAATCCATCGCCATTCTTTCTCCAGTGGCTACAGAGGAAAAAAAGAAAAAAATAGATCCTGTCGGATTTGGAATGTGGCAATCTCGAAAAGATTTGAAGGATGTTGAGAAATGGCTCAAAAATATTCGGAAATCGAGGCACCGGGAGTTATTTTCGATACGGACATCTTAA
- a CDS encoding carboxymuconolactone decarboxylase family protein yields MRAREASYEDGKVPGKYKLLTALSISIAIRCEPCIQAYVKMAIDRGTTREEFIEFLNVAMTMQGCPGEEWAIKAYAFYKEIAGDLASSKDGDSCCPV; encoded by the coding sequence ATGCGAGCAAGAGAAGCCTCGTACGAAGATGGCAAGGTACCCGGAAAATATAAGCTTTTAACCGCTTTAAGCATTTCAATCGCGATTCGATGTGAGCCTTGTATTCAGGCTTATGTCAAAATGGCCATCGACCGTGGAACGACCAGAGAAGAGTTCATAGAATTTTTAAATGTGGCTATGACGATGCAGGGGTGTCCCGGAGAAGAATGGGCGATTAAAGCCTATGCGTTTTATAAAGAGATCGCAGGCGATTTAGCCAGTTCAAAAGATGGGGACTCCTGCTGCCCAGTTTAA
- a CDS encoding Crp/Fnr family transcriptional regulator: MIKNKIWYLQKTNLFKEMSSDEMKELDRITVEESVKKKSAIFFPGDPSQKIYILKEGHVKISRVSEEGREVTLALLEPGDIFGELEVLQDSPRDTLAEALDDSQLCVIQKEHFLSMIHRKPEYSLRLVKLIGFRLKKIENRVEDLVFRDVHSRAALLLLQFSKDYGRAVPEGIQIDLKVTHQEIANLIGSIRETVSAILGEFKKEGLIAFEGRHIIVVRPDLLKEKAGSFPISSVSRD, translated from the coding sequence ATGATAAAAAATAAAATCTGGTATCTGCAGAAAACCAATCTCTTTAAAGAAATGTCTTCCGACGAAATGAAAGAGCTGGATCGGATTACTGTGGAAGAATCAGTGAAAAAGAAGTCTGCGATTTTTTTTCCGGGGGATCCGAGTCAAAAAATATATATTTTAAAAGAAGGCCATGTTAAAATTTCAAGGGTTTCTGAAGAGGGCCGGGAGGTGACCCTTGCTCTTCTGGAGCCGGGAGATATTTTTGGAGAGTTAGAAGTGCTTCAGGATTCTCCACGGGACACTTTGGCCGAAGCCCTTGACGACAGTCAGCTTTGTGTGATTCAAAAAGAGCATTTTCTCTCAATGATTCACCGGAAACCTGAATATTCTCTCCGTTTAGTCAAACTGATCGGGTTCAGACTCAAAAAGATAGAAAATCGGGTAGAAGACCTTGTCTTTCGGGATGTTCATTCAAGAGCGGCTCTCTTGCTGTTGCAATTCTCAAAGGATTACGGGAGGGCTGTTCCTGAGGGGATTCAAATCGATTTAAAAGTGACCCATCAGGAAATCGCTAACCTCATCGGATCGATCAGAGAAACCGTCAGTGCCATCTTAGGCGAATTTAAGAAGGAGGGTCTGATTGCTTTCGAAGGACGGCATATTATCGTTGTCCGGCCGGATCTTCTGAAGGAGAAAGCTGGCAGCTTTCCCATTTCTTCGGTATCCCGAGATTAA